In Fluviicola taffensis DSM 16823, the following are encoded in one genomic region:
- a CDS encoding gliding motility-associated C-terminal domain-containing protein, with translation MLRQYIFLLILSVTFAHTTSAQDVWLQNHFSPNSGCSLSNLETVTVLVNNNSGGVMLSNTIQVYYTIDGGSAVNQPLSSNLTAGASWNFSFAVKANLSACGAHIVKVWVSRPLDPNHLNDTLQWTVQNDCPIVPGTVMSDITVCQGANAGTLSLSGWTHGTITSWESSTNGGSTWTPTLPNNTTPSYAYANVNQNTQYHVLIDGGYCPDDTSSFATITVQSPPVAGTILGSDSLCENLANGVLNLSGNSMPVVQWEYSTTGGSPWTVVGGPATSYNYTGLTSSTIYRVLVDGGACNDAYSDTALIYVDPIYPQTVLTGSDSLCITNATGVVSGTGSFGTVLGWEWSNNGFIWNSVTNTSGIYNYVNLTQTTYYRMITEGGQCPDVISDTAIIFVQSIPVQPSLGQSDTVCAALVNGILSLSGNSSTIIDWESSTDSGTIWNPMTNTTSSYDYSGQSVTTIYRVNLDGWFCPDFYSDTAIIKLDTPPVIGVLNQDNSVCQFTTDSLSLVGAVADSLRWEFSLDNGATWQTIANSDTNHIMTPAITGDIQFQVVAINGVCPPLTSNTVTITMIPAPVSNAGNDTAIYIGETVTLNGSGGVTGIWMPGSTLSDSLITNPIATPSTTTNYVYYVIDGTGCVGRDTVVITVMDPIQFNIRNVITMNNDLVNDTWNITGVEFFPMTDVKVFNQYGKLIFESGDYKNEWVGDYKGSKLPNGTYYYVVQKGGTEEEYKGTITLLGNE, from the coding sequence ATGCTTCGCCAATATATATTTTTGTTGATTTTATCTGTAACTTTTGCGCATACAACAAGCGCGCAGGATGTTTGGTTACAAAATCATTTTTCACCAAACTCAGGATGTTCTTTGTCAAACTTGGAAACAGTTACTGTTTTGGTTAATAATAACTCTGGAGGGGTTATGTTGTCAAATACTATTCAAGTATACTATACCATTGATGGAGGAAGTGCAGTAAATCAGCCCTTATCGTCCAATTTAACTGCAGGTGCTTCTTGGAATTTTAGCTTTGCAGTGAAAGCTAATTTATCTGCATGTGGCGCGCATATTGTAAAGGTTTGGGTGAGTAGACCGCTAGATCCAAATCATTTAAATGATACACTTCAATGGACAGTTCAGAATGATTGTCCAATTGTTCCAGGTACAGTAATGTCAGATATTACCGTTTGTCAAGGTGCAAATGCAGGGACACTTTCGCTTTCTGGTTGGACCCATGGTACAATTACATCTTGGGAGTCTTCAACAAATGGTGGTTCCACTTGGACGCCAACGCTCCCAAATAATACTACACCTTCTTATGCTTATGCAAATGTGAATCAAAACACACAATATCATGTATTGATTGATGGTGGATATTGTCCCGATGATACTTCCAGTTTTGCGACAATAACTGTGCAATCACCGCCAGTTGCAGGTACTATTTTGGGATCAGATTCCTTGTGTGAAAATTTGGCGAATGGTGTTTTGAATCTTTCAGGAAATTCGATGCCCGTGGTTCAATGGGAGTATTCAACAACTGGAGGAAGTCCATGGACTGTTGTTGGTGGTCCAGCTACAAGTTATAATTATACGGGTCTTACTTCCTCAACCATATATCGCGTATTAGTTGATGGCGGTGCATGTAACGATGCGTATTCGGATACGGCATTGATTTATGTAGATCCGATTTATCCTCAAACTGTTTTGACAGGATCTGATTCCTTGTGTATTACTAATGCTACTGGAGTTGTGAGTGGAACAGGATCTTTCGGAACTGTTTTGGGTTGGGAATGGTCAAATAATGGTTTTATATGGAATTCGGTTACAAATACTAGTGGGATTTATAATTATGTGAATCTGACTCAAACAACCTATTACCGAATGATCACTGAAGGAGGGCAATGTCCGGATGTTATCTCAGATACAGCAATCATTTTTGTACAATCTATACCAGTTCAGCCATCTTTAGGGCAATCAGATACTGTTTGTGCTGCTTTGGTTAATGGTATATTGAGTTTATCAGGAAATTCATCCACAATTATAGATTGGGAATCATCTACTGATTCTGGAACTATTTGGAATCCCATGACGAATACAACAAGTTCTTATGATTATAGTGGACAAAGTGTTACAACCATTTATAGGGTTAATCTGGATGGATGGTTTTGTCCAGATTTTTATTCAGATACGGCTATTATTAAATTAGATACGCCTCCGGTAATTGGAGTTTTGAATCAGGACAATAGTGTGTGTCAGTTTACCACAGACAGTTTAAGTTTGGTTGGTGCAGTTGCAGATTCCCTTCGCTGGGAGTTTTCATTAGATAATGGAGCAACTTGGCAAACTATTGCAAATTCGGATACAAACCATATAATGACTCCTGCAATTACTGGTGATATTCAATTTCAAGTTGTTGCAATTAATGGAGTTTGTCCTCCATTAACATCAAATACAGTAACAATTACTATGATTCCTGCTCCTGTCTCGAATGCAGGAAATGATACCGCAATTTACATTGGTGAAACCGTTACATTGAATGGTTCTGGAGGGGTTACCGGAATTTGGATGCCTGGATCAACATTGTCTGATTCACTGATTACAAATCCGATTGCTACACCAAGTACCACAACTAATTATGTTTATTATGTGATAGACGGAACTGGATGTGTCGGAAGGGATACGGTTGTCATTACTGTAATGGATCCGATTCAATTCAATATTAGAAATGTGATTACCATGAATAATGACCTTGTTAATGATACTTGGAATATTACTGGAGTTGAATTTTTTCCAATGACAGATGTGAAGGTCTTTAATCAATATGGAAAATTAATTTTTGAAAGTGGTGATTATAAGAATGAATGGGTTGGTGATTACAAAGGATCTAAATTACCTAATGGAACCTATTATTATGTTGTTCAAAAAGGGGGGACTGAGGAGGAGTATAAAGGAACAATAACATTATTAGGAAATGAATAA
- a CDS encoding PorP/SprF family type IX secretion system membrane protein, whose product MNKILLLIFAFLYWGSSFGQQVPFYNHYLINPFIYNPAFTGASDYVNASFVRNQRYSSFGSTAVNNYLTVEGPIAKGKMGLGIVVAHQNQGIQQQLMSSLNYSYKLTINEAHSIRFGVSAGVLDNRIDYDKINAQEINDPYLTGLRPTAPVFDMNVGLVYAWKDLKIGISVPQIIGGKVKYAKEKSRGYYQLERHYMMSLEYDFHVGEKFIVRPNAVLRYLPSVPLQYDISAMAIYNNMIWASATYKSDYAVQFNAGVRLFDFLRVGYSYELLIGSLKQYNTGMNHEVFLGFSFKGKREKEIQIVEKEVKVTDDLAIKQRDSIQRLKDDLENQLKRMLEDQAKKDRIQKEKDSLNDLAKVVVPVVDTVKPKNTAPEVIPVAKGYHFVNLDKSESPDGFYVITGVFSNRQNADLMLSKNLAEYPNSYLVINESNNYFYVVILYSLDQELASTTFNDYKTKKKQKVWILNYLKN is encoded by the coding sequence ATGAATAAAATACTACTACTTATCTTTGCGTTTTTGTATTGGGGAAGTTCATTTGGACAGCAAGTTCCTTTTTACAATCATTATTTGATTAATCCATTTATTTACAATCCAGCTTTTACAGGTGCTAGCGATTATGTAAACGCGAGCTTTGTTCGAAATCAACGATATTCTTCATTTGGTTCTACTGCTGTCAATAATTATCTCACAGTTGAAGGTCCAATTGCAAAGGGTAAAATGGGGTTGGGAATTGTCGTGGCACATCAAAATCAAGGGATTCAACAGCAATTAATGTCAAGTTTGAATTATAGCTACAAATTGACAATCAATGAAGCGCATTCTATCCGTTTTGGAGTTTCAGCGGGTGTTTTGGACAACCGCATAGATTACGATAAAATCAATGCTCAAGAGATTAATGATCCCTATTTAACTGGTCTTAGACCAACCGCTCCTGTTTTTGATATGAATGTTGGTTTGGTGTATGCTTGGAAGGATTTGAAAATCGGAATTTCTGTTCCTCAGATAATCGGAGGGAAGGTGAAGTATGCAAAAGAAAAAAGCAGGGGTTATTATCAATTGGAAAGACATTACATGATGTCTTTGGAATATGATTTTCATGTAGGTGAAAAATTCATTGTTAGACCGAATGCTGTTTTGAGATACCTACCCAGTGTTCCATTGCAATATGATATTTCTGCAATGGCTATTTACAATAACATGATTTGGGCATCTGCAACTTATAAATCAGATTATGCAGTTCAGTTCAATGCAGGTGTTCGCTTATTTGATTTTTTGAGAGTAGGGTATAGTTATGAGTTACTAATTGGATCTTTAAAACAATATAATACAGGAATGAATCATGAAGTTTTCTTAGGTTTTTCATTCAAAGGGAAACGGGAAAAAGAAATCCAGATTGTAGAAAAAGAAGTAAAGGTTACGGATGATTTAGCAATTAAACAAAGAGATTCGATTCAACGATTAAAAGATGATTTAGAAAATCAATTGAAAAGAATGTTAGAGGATCAAGCTAAAAAAGATCGAATTCAAAAAGAAAAAGACTCTTTGAATGACTTAGCGAAGGTTGTTGTTCCAGTAGTGGATACTGTAAAACCTAAAAATACAGCTCCTGAGGTTATCCCAGTTGCCAAAGGATATCATTTTGTGAATTTGGATAAAAGTGAATCTCCTGATGGATTTTATGTTATTACTGGCGTTTTCTCTAATAGACAAAATGCAGATTTGATGCTATCTAAAAATTTAGCGGAATATCCAAATTCCTATTTGGTTATCAATGAATCCAATAATTATTTTTATGTGGTGATTTTATATTCATTAGATCAAGAACTCGCTTCCACCACATTTAATGACTATAAAACGAAGAAGAAACAGAAGGTTTGGATTTTAAATTATTTAAAAAACTAA
- a CDS encoding rhodanese-like domain-containing protein, whose amino-acid sequence MKNFTKAIISTFFLTINFYLFSQNQELSPSNFNDSIQNRGIQLLDVRTSNEYNQGHIKDAFQADWNSSDQFKERVLSLDKNKPVYVYCLAGSRSSAAQKWLIKEGFKTVVNLKGGINAWNLEDLPLEGKKDVEQIKLSDFLNSIPKDKTILIDIGAEWCPPCKKMKPIIEELEQEGIVILKIDGGAQTQLAKDLKAETFPTFIVYRNGIESKRVSGACSKTKLKELLD is encoded by the coding sequence ATGAAAAATTTCACGAAAGCAATAATTTCAACCTTTTTTTTAACTATTAATTTTTATTTATTCAGTCAAAACCAAGAACTTAGCCCTTCAAATTTTAATGACTCTATTCAGAATAGAGGAATTCAATTACTCGATGTAAGAACCTCTAACGAGTATAATCAAGGCCATATTAAAGATGCATTTCAAGCCGATTGGAATTCTAGCGATCAGTTTAAAGAACGGGTTTTATCTTTGGATAAAAATAAACCCGTTTATGTTTATTGTTTAGCAGGTTCTAGAAGTTCAGCAGCTCAAAAATGGCTTATAAAAGAAGGTTTCAAAACAGTTGTCAATTTAAAGGGAGGGATAAACGCTTGGAATTTAGAGGATCTCCCATTAGAAGGAAAGAAAGATGTGGAACAAATAAAACTCTCTGATTTTTTAAATTCTATCCCAAAAGACAAAACAATTTTAATTGATATCGGGGCAGAATGGTGTCCACCGTGCAAGAAAATGAAGCCAATTATAGAAGAGCTGGAACAAGAAGGAATTGTAATTCTGAAAATAGACGGCGGAGCTCAAACTCAATTAGCAAAGGACTTAAAAGCAGAAACATTCCCCACTTTTATAGTTTACAGAAACGGAATAGAAAGTAAGAGAGTGAGTGGTGCTTGTTCGAAAACGAAACTGAAAGAATTGCTGGACTAG
- the ffh gene encoding signal recognition particle protein, with translation MFDNLTDKFERAFKVLKGQGQITEINVAETLKEVRRALLDADVNFKTAKDFTVRVKDKAMGENVLTAISPSQLMIKICHEELVELMGGNESEIQIQGTPGVILMSGLQGSGKTTFSGKLANYLQTKKNKKPLLVACDVYRPAAIDQLHVLGEQLGIEVYSNKEEKDPVKIATDAVIYARSKGFNVVIVDTAGRLAVDEAMMDEIARVKKAINPTETLFVVDSMTGQDAVNTAKAFNDRINFDGVVLTKLDGDTRGGAALSIKSIVDKPIKFVGTGEKMDALDVFYPKRMADRILGMGDVVSLVERAQEQFNEEEARKLQKRIQKDQFDFNDFLGQIQQIKKMGNVKDLMGMIPGMGKAVKDVDIQDDAFKHIEAIIFSMTPKERANPSLMNGTRKTRIANGSGTNIQEVNKLLKQFEDTKKMMKMMSNPKNMMGMMKQMKGMKGGMPGM, from the coding sequence ATGTTTGATAATCTTACCGATAAGTTTGAACGCGCCTTTAAAGTCTTAAAAGGACAAGGACAAATTACTGAAATAAATGTTGCAGAAACATTAAAAGAGGTTCGTAGAGCGCTTCTTGATGCCGATGTGAATTTTAAAACTGCTAAAGATTTCACGGTTCGTGTGAAAGATAAAGCAATGGGTGAGAATGTGTTAACGGCAATTTCTCCTAGTCAGTTAATGATTAAGATTTGTCATGAGGAGTTGGTTGAGTTAATGGGAGGGAACGAAAGTGAAATCCAAATTCAAGGAACACCTGGAGTCATTTTAATGTCGGGACTTCAAGGTTCTGGTAAAACGACTTTCTCTGGGAAATTGGCAAATTACCTTCAAACAAAAAAGAATAAAAAGCCACTATTAGTTGCTTGTGACGTTTACCGTCCTGCTGCGATTGATCAGTTGCATGTTCTTGGCGAGCAATTGGGAATAGAGGTTTACTCCAATAAAGAAGAAAAAGATCCTGTTAAAATTGCAACAGATGCGGTTATTTACGCAAGAAGTAAAGGTTTTAATGTAGTGATTGTCGATACTGCTGGTCGTTTGGCTGTTGATGAGGCAATGATGGATGAAATTGCACGTGTTAAAAAAGCAATTAATCCTACTGAAACGTTGTTTGTGGTGGATTCCATGACAGGTCAGGATGCTGTAAATACTGCAAAAGCTTTTAATGACCGTATCAATTTTGATGGCGTTGTATTAACCAAATTAGATGGTGATACACGTGGTGGAGCTGCATTGTCAATTAAGTCAATTGTAGATAAGCCCATCAAGTTTGTTGGAACGGGCGAGAAGATGGATGCATTGGATGTATTCTATCCGAAACGAATGGCTGATCGTATTTTGGGAATGGGTGATGTTGTGTCCTTAGTGGAACGTGCTCAAGAACAATTCAACGAAGAAGAAGCGCGTAAACTTCAGAAACGTATTCAAAAAGATCAGTTTGATTTCAACGATTTCTTAGGTCAAATTCAGCAAATCAAAAAGATGGGTAACGTCAAAGATTTGATGGGAATGATTCCGGGAATGGGAAAGGCTGTGAAAGATGTGGATATTCAGGATGATGCGTTTAAGCATATTGAAGCGATTATTTTTTCAATGACTCCAAAAGAACGTGCAAATCCTTCTTTGATGAATGGTACACGTAAAACACGAATTGCCAATGGTTCAGGAACGAATATTCAAGAAGTGAATAAATTACTGAAACAGTTTGAGGATACAAAGAAAATGATGAAAATGATGAGTAATCCGAAGAACATGATGGGTATGATGAAGCAAATGAAGGGGATGAAAGGCGGGATGCCTGGGATGTAA